The genomic window AAAATTCCAGAAATTAAAGATAGGATACCTCCAATTAAAAATTTGCTAAAATTATTTTTTATATAATTATAGCTATCTTTTATATAATCTCCAATCATTTTTTCACCTATAATGTTATTTTATCTTTTGTAGAATATTTATTTTATGGTGGGATTATGAGAGGAATATGTTATAGATGTGGGGCTGAGGATGAATTAATTGAAGGTTTATGCCCATTATGTTATGCTCAAGAGCATCCTCTATTTGAAATAGATAATATTATACAGATAGAAGTCTGCCACATGTGTGGTTCTTACAAAAGAAAGGTTTGGCAAACTCCAAAAAGTGAGGATCCTTATGAAATAGTAGAAGAGATAGTTTATTATGCAATTAAAGATAATATAAAGAAGAAGGGGGAGATAGAGTTAGAGATAATTCCAAAAATTTCTCAACTTCCAGGAGGTAAAAGAAGTAAGTTGATCATTCCAGTAGAAATTATTGCTTATGGAAAGTTACCAAAGGAAAAGGAAAAGAGAGAATATAGAAAAGAAGTTGAAGTTCATTTAAATATGGTTCAGTGTCCAAGATGTTCAAGATACATGTCAAACTATTATGAAGCAACACTGCAAGTTAGGGCTATGAATAGATATTTAACAGAAAAGGAAAAGGAAGAGCTTGATAAATTTGTTAGGGAGGAAGTTTATAAAAGATTAAAAAAGGATAGGATGGCATTCATATCAAAGTTTATACCACAGAAGGAGGGATTAGATTATCAGCTAGGTTCAATAGGAGCTGCAAGATATTTAGCACATAGAATAAAAGAGAAATATGGAGGTAAAATAACTGAAAGTTCAACACTTGTAGGTGTTGATAGCACAGGAAAAGAATTGCATAGATTAACTATATCTGTTAGAATTCCTGAATATAGAGTGGGAGATGTTGTTAAATATAGAGATAAGTATTATAAAGTTTCTTCAATTACAGAACATAAAGTTTATTTAAAATCTTTAGATAAAGATGATAAATTAGGATTATCTTGGCATGTAGCTGAGAAAGAAACAAAATTGGAGAAAAAATGGGAAGAGCTTAGTAGAGGAACAGTTATAGCTACAACACCAAATTTAATGGTTATGGATGATGAAAATTATGAAATATATGAGTTTGATAAAAAAGAAGGAATAAAAGAGGGAGATAAGGTAAGGTTATTGAAGAAGGATATAGTCTATTTTGTTGAAAAAGAGGGAGAAAATGGAGATAGATAAAAGAGCTTATAAGTCAATAAAAGAGAAATTTTCAAAAATAATTTATAAAAAAGCTATTGTAAATAAGAAAGATCTTCCAAATAAGGAAGAAATAATAACTTTAACCTACAAAAATAAATTTGTTGCTAAAGCCCTATATAACCCAAAATCAGCTATAATTAGAATACTAACTACTGAGAATGAGGATATTGACTATGACTTTTTTTATAAGAGAATAAAAAAAGCAAAAATTTACAGAGAAGATATTTTAAATTATAAAAACACATACAGGTGGATTTATGCTGAAGCTGATATAGCAGGAATTATATTTGATAAATATAATGATATTGGTGTAATGCAACTTACATCTAAACTTATTGAGAGGGAATATTTAAAAGATATTATTGATATTTTCTTTAATCTCTCTGATTTAAAAACTATATATGTTAAAAGGGGAAAAAAAGGAGAAAGAATTAAACATAAAGTTTTTGGGAACAGAGAGAAGTTTGAGACTATAATATATGAAGGAGAGGCAAAATTTATTGTTAATGCCAAAGGTCATAAAACAGGATTTTTCTTAGATCAGAGGGAGAATAGGCTGTTGTTAGAGAGGTTTATTAAAGAAGGTTATAGGGTTTTAGACATATGCTGCTACACTGGAGGTTTCTCGGTTCATGCAGCTTTAAAAGGAGCTTATGTTGTGGGCGTAGATTTATCTAAAAAGGCCTTAGAGGTCGCTGAAGAGAATATGGAAATTAATAATATTCCAAAAGATAGATATGAGTTTATAGAAGGAAACGCATTTAAAGTTATGGAAGAGCTAATAGAAGATGGAGAAAAATTTGATGTTGTTATCCTTGATCCTCCTGCTTTTGCACAGAAAGAGGAAGATGTTAAAAGAGCATTAAAAGGCTATTCTGCATTAAACTATTTAGGGATGAAATTAGCTGAAAAACTGTTTGTAACATGTTCATGCTCACATCATATAGATAGAGAGCTATTTAAAAAAACAGTATTTTCTTCAGCATATAGAGCTGGAAAGGAGCTGTTTATTATTGATTATAGAGGGCAAGCTCCTGACCATCCTGTAACTGTTGGTAATAAACACTTGGAATATCTAAAATGTTTGTTTGCATATATTAATAAAATATTTAATTAAGTATTTAAACAATAATATAAATAATTGGCACTAATTTGGTGAAAGAATGCCTGATATAAAGATAGTCAATGTTGTGGTCTCAACAAAAATTGCTGATAGTATTGACTTAGAAGAAGCTGCTTTAGTTTTAGAAAATGCTGAATATGAACCAGAACAATTCCCAGGTCTTGTTTGTAGATTATCTGTTCCAAAAGTAGCACTTTTATTATTCAGAAGTGGAAAAGTTAATTGTACTGGAGCAAAAAGTAAGAAAGAAGCTGAAATTGCTATAAATAAAATTATCAATGAATTAAAAGATGCAGGGTTTGATGTTTATGAAAACCCTGAAGTTAAGATACAAAACATGGTAGCAACAGCTGATTTAGGAGTGGAACCTAATTTGGATGAAATAGCAATGTATGTTGATGATACTGAATATGAACCAGAACAATTCCCAGGTCTTGTTTATAGGTTAGATGATCCTAAAGTTGTAGTATTAATATTTGGTAGTGGAAAAGTAGTTATTACAGGTTTAAAAAAAGAGGAAGATGCTAAAAGAGCTTTAGATAAGATTTTAGAAACTATTAAAGAGGTTCAGGGATACAGATGATTGCAATTATTGATTACAATGCAGGAAATTTAAGAAGCATACAAAAAGCTGTTGAAATGTTTGATAAAGCTATAATTACAAATAAAAAAGAAGATATTTTATCAGCTGATAAAGTTATCTTACCAGGTGTGGGCAACTTTGGTAGTGCTGTTAATCATTTAGAACCATTAAAAGATGCAATATATAAAATTATTGATGATGGAATTCCATTTTTAGGCATATGTTTGGGTATGCAAATTCTGTTTGAAAGAAGCGAAGAAAAAAAAGATGCTAAAGGTTTTGGGATAATAAAGGGAGATGTAGTAAAATTTAGAAATGTTAAAATTCCACATATGGGGTGGAACACAGTTAAGATTGTTAAAGATTGCATATTATTTGAAAATATTAAGGATAATAGTTATTTCTACTTTGTTCATTCTTACTACGTCAAACCTTATGAAGATGTGGTAGTTGGAGAAACAGAATATGGAGTAGTTTTTCCAAGTGTTATTAACAAAAATAATATTTTTGCTACACAATTTCATCCTGAAAAAAGTGGAAAATTAGGATTAAAGGTTATTGAGAACTTTATTGAGCTTCTATAAACTTTTCATGTAGCTTCCTAACACAGTTTATAAGATCTTTTTTATCAATAACAAAAGAGATATTTACTTCTGAAGAACCTTGAGCTATCATCTTTATATTTGCTCCACTCTCAGCTACTGTTGTGAAGATCTTCCCTGCTATTCCTTTAGCACCTCTCATTCCTGCTCCTACGACAGACACTACTGAAACATCTTTATCAACATCAACCCCTCTTATAACACTATTATTTAAAAAGCTCTTTTTATAGAAAACTCCAAATTCATTCTTTAAAGATTTAACTGCTCTATCAGCATCTTCTTTACTAACCACTATTGATATATTTGTTTCAGAAGATCCTTGACTTATTAGGATAACATTAACATCTTCTAAAGCTTTAAATATTCTTGCTGCTGTTCCACTAACTCCTACCATCCCTGCTCCAAAGATATTTATTAAAGCTACATCTTTTATAGTAGTTATAGCCTTAACAACTCTATCAGAATATTCTATATTATTTGTTATTAATGTTCCTTCATCTTCTGGTTTGAAAGTGTTTTTAACCAATATAGGGATATGCTTTTCCATGGCAGGTTCTATAGTTCTTGGATGTAAAACTTTTGCTCCAAAATAAGCTAATTCCATGGCTTCTATATAACTTAACTTAGGTATTCTTCTAGCATTTGGAACCAATTTTGGATCAGCAGTATAAACTCCTGAAACATCTGTCCATATCTCAATTATGCTAGCATCTAAGCCATAACCAATTAATGCAGCTGAGTAATCACTACCTCCTCTACCAAGAGTTGTTATATACCCATCCTCTGACAATCCTATAAATCCTGTAACTACAGGAATTATATCTCTTTCTATTAAAGGTGTAAGCATTTCTTTTACTTTTAATTTTACTACTCTTGCATTACCAAAGTTATTATCTGTTATTATTCCAGCCTCTCCTCCCTCTAATGCAATACTCTTTTCTCCTAAATCATTTAAAGCCCCTGCTAATATAGGAGCTGATAATCTTTCCCCAAATGAAAGTATATAATCTTTAGACCTCTTTGTTAATTCTCCTAAATATGCCACACCAATTAAAACTTTTTCTAACTCTTCTATTCTACTTTCTATAATCTTTTTCACATGTTTTTTTATATTTTCATCTTTTATAGCATCTTCAATAGCAGAATAGTGTTTATCTTTAATAAAACTAATAAAATCACTAATTTTTTCTAAATCTCTAACATCCAATGCTTGCTGTGAGATATCAATTAAAGCATTTGTAACTTCACTCATAGCTGAAACTACCACAACAACCTTATCATCTTTTTTTCTATCTCTTACAATCTCAGCCACTTTTCTTATTTTCTTTCCATCTCCAACAGATGTTCCACCAAACTTCATCACTACAACCATTATAACCACCAAAATATAAAAATATAAAATTTTAGAAAATTTTTTAAAGTATAATAATTTTTATAGTAAATACTCTTTTGGAGTTAATAAATATTTAAGGTGTATTTATATGTTTTCAGTAAAATTTAAAACTACAGAAGAACTTCCTGAACCATCTCCAAGATTAATTGATCAAGTTATTGGACAAGATGAGGCTGTAAGGATAGTTTTATCAGCTGTAAAAAATAAAAGAAATGTAATTCTATTAGGCGATCCCGGTGTAGGAAAATCAATGATTGTCAAAGCTGTTGGGGAAATCTTACAAGATATAGTTGATTTTAAACCATACTATGTAATTGCAAAACCAAATTTAAAGAATATGGAGAGGCCAATAGTTGAAGTTATAGATGGAGAATACAAAGAGGAGAAAATAGAAATACCAAAAGTAGATTTTAAATCTCCAAATACTTTCTATTTAATATTGGTAATGATTGCTGCTATTTTATTATCAGAATACCTTTTAAGATTTGTTCCTGAAAAATATTTATTAGCAGCAATATCCATAACTTCTCTAATAGTTTTAATTTTTGGATTTGTTATTATCTTATCAGCAATTATTGGATCATCAAGATCAGGAATGGGAAATACATACAGTCCTGCTGATTTAAAACCTGTAGTTTTATATGAATGTAAAAAAATGCCTCTTGTAAGAGCTTCAGCTTATAATGTGACAAGATTGTTGGGTGATGTAAAACACTGTCCTTTAGGAGGACGACCTCCTTTGGGAACTCCACCACATAAGAGAATAATACTTGGTGCAATACATGAAGCTCATAGGGGAATTTTGTATGTTGATGAAATAAAGACAATGCCATTAGAAGTTCAAGATTATATATTAACTGCTTTACAAGATAAAAAATTACCAATAAGTGGTAGAAATCCAAATTCTAGTGGAGCTACAGTTGAAACAAATCCTATTCCATGTGACTTTATTTTAATTATGTCAGGAAATATGGATGATGTTTATAACTTAAGAGCTCCACTCTTAGATAGGATAGACTATAAAATAGTGTTGAGAAATAAAATGGACAATACATTAGAAAATAGAAATAAGCTCTTACAATTTATAGTTCAAGAGATTAAAAACAATAATTTAAATCATTTAACATATGAAGCTTGTTGTGAAGTTGTTAGAGTAGCACAACACTTAGCAGGTTCAAAAGATAAACTTACTTTGAGGTTAAGGTTATTAGCAAATATATTAAAAATGGCTAATGATTTGGCAATGGGTAAAGAAATTGAAGAGATTTTAGGAAACTTTGATGGTAAAGACTACAAGCCATTAACAGGAAAAGGAAAAGTCTTAATTGAAGCTAAACATATAAGGGAAGTTTTTGAAAGGGGTATATATAGTATGGAGAAACAGGTGGCTATTAACTATATTAAAAACTTCAAGAGATATAAGCTAATAACCCCAAATGACAGTCCAAAGATAGGGGTAATTTATGGATTAGCTGTTTTAGGGGAAGGAGGAATTGGAGATGTAACAAAAATTATTGTGCAAATATTAGATTCAAAAAATCCTGCAACACACCTATTAAACATCTCTGGAGATATAGCTAAACATTCAATAACATTAGCTTCAGCACTTTCTAAGAAACTAATAGCTAATCATAAATTACCTCTACCCAAAAAAGATATAGATCTTACTAACAAAGAGATATATATCCAATTTAGTCAATCATACAGTAAGATAGATGGAGACAGCGCTACAGCGGCAGTGTGTTTGGCTATATTATCAGCATTATTAGAAATTCCTCTAAAACAGGATTTTGCTATTACAGGAAGTTTGGATCTTAGTGGAAATGTTCTAGCAGTTGGAGGAATCAATGAGAAAATAGAAGCTGCTAAGAGATATGGATTTAAGAGAGTTATTATTCCAGAGAGTAACATGATAGATGTTATTGAAGGTGAAGGAATTGAAATAATACCTGTAAAAACTTTAGATGAAATAATTCCATTAGTTTTTGAAATGTGAATTACTCATCATCAAAGTTAAAATCTAAACTTAATAGCTCTTTTATAAACTTTATACATTTTTCCCTACCTTCTTTACTTCTGATTTCATAGACTTTTAAAGGAGTTATAACCTTATAAATTTCACTCTCATCAATTCCTAAATCTCTACTTCTTGCAGAACAAACCCTTATAGCAGCATCATTTATTTTAGCATCTAACTCATCAGCATAATGAACAATATATTCCTCTATTGAACTTGGTTTTGTAGGAGAGAATTCTCCATGATGAGAAGCTACAATTTTTATAACCTTCAGAGGAAAATTTCTTTTATAAAGCTCAGCTACTGCTAAGGTTAAGTGATCTAAATTAAATAAGTCATAATGATCAAAACCTTCATCAGTTTTAATATAATTATATGGTTTCATAATATCATGTAATAAAGCCCCAGCAATAACATAATCTTTATTAATTTCAACTTTATATACTTCTTCTAAAACTTCTGCAATCTTTATTGCCAACTTTGTGACAGAAACTGTATGTTCAATCAGCCCTCCCTCATACTTATGATGCCAATTTATACTTGCTGGAGATTCTTCTAAACTAACTCCTGTATCTTTAATTTCAGGATGTGTAGCTTTAGGATTCATTATAAAATCTATTACCTTCTTTCTTAACTCCTCATCTTTTATTAGATTGGCTAATTCAATTAATCTCTCTACCATAATTAATCACCGTGATAGTATGGTAATTGTAGAATCTTTACTATATACTATAAAAATTTCTTCCGTATCAATACCAACAGTTTTTATATTTAGCTATCTAATTAATGCAGGCATGTTAGATAAGCTTTCAAAAATACTACATCCCATATTAAGATATTTAAATGTAAACCCTATATCCATATCTTCCATATTATCATGCTTTTTTAGCCCAACTGTTGGATACTCTATATTAGCTGAGGCTTATAGAGAAAGAAAGATTGATGAAAATGTTATTATAGCCACTTCCTTAGCTAACTCATTTCCATCAATTTTATCTCATACATTAACCTTCTTTATACCAATTGTGATTCCAATATTGGGATTTACTGGGTTAATATTTATTTTAATTAGGATATTTGTATCTTTGGTAAAAAGTATAATAGGATTTATATATTTAACTAAAGTAAAAATTGATTTTAATGAAAATGTAGAATATAAAAAATTAAATAGAGGTGAATGTTTTAATTTGGCTATAAATAGAACATTAAAATTTACTAAAAGGTTTGTTCCTATTATGTTTATAACATTAACAATAGTGCTTTATCTTAATGAGATAAAATTTTTTGACATAATTAAAAATCTTCTTTATCCAATAACTAAATTTTTAAATTTAAATCCTAATGTTATTGTCTTGGCCCTGTCAGAATTTATAAATGCACAATCAGCTATAATTTTAGCTGGAGAGTTTTTAAAAAATAATATTCTAACTCAGAAAGAGATTTTAATTGGTTTAATTATTGGAAATGTTGTAACATTTTCTACAAGATATGTTAAACACTCTCTTCCATTACACATCTCATTATTTGGAGTGAAGTTAGGATCAAAGATAGTGTTGATTAATGCTGTAATAACCTTAATATTAGATATATTTATCATTATCATCTTATTAACCATATAAAATTTATATAAAACTTCTGACTTTTAATCTTTAGGTGGTTATATATGATATTTGGAGTCTTAGCTATCCAAGGAGCTATAGAAGAGCATGAAGAAGCTTTAAAAAAGGCTGGTTATGAAGCTAAAAAGGTTAGAAATAAAGAAGATTTAAAAGATATAGATGCTCTCATAATCCCTGGAGGAGAGAGCACTACAATTGGAAAACTTATGAAAAAATATGGTTTATTTGAAAGTATAAAAAACTCTTCTCTACCAATATTAGGAACTTGTGCAGGAATGGTGCTGTTATCTAAAGACTCTGGTTATAAGCAAGATCTTTTAGGATTGATGGATATAACTGTTAAAAGAAATGCTTATGGAAGACAGAGAGAAAGTTTTGAAAAAGAGATATATTTCAAGGATATAGGAAAAATCTATGGTGTATTTATTAGAGCCCCTGTAGTTGATAAAATACTCTCAGATGATGTTGAAGTTATAGCTAAGGATGATGATAAAATAGTGGGAGTTATGCAAGATAGATATATGGCACTTTCATTCCATCCTGAGTTATCAGAGGATGGATATAAAGTTTATAAATATTTTGTTAAGCACTGTGTGAAATAATGATTCTAATAATAGCTGAAAAGCCTAGTGTAGCTAAGAAGATAGCTAATGCATTAGGAAAAGCTAGAAAGAAGATGTTATATAATGTTCCATATTATGAACTTGAAAGGAATGGAAAAAAGATTGTTGTTGCCTCTGCTGTAGGGCACTTATTTACCTTAGATGAAAAAGTTAAAACCTACACCTATCCTGTTTTTGATGTAAAATGGGTTCCTGCAAGTGTAGAGAAAGGCAAGAGTTATGTTAATAATTATATTAAACTTCTAAAAAAACTCTCTAAGGAAGCTGAAGATATTTATATAGCTACAGATTGGGATATAGAAGGAGAGTTGATAGGATATCATGCTTTAAAATTTTGTTGTGGTAGAGATAAAGCTAAGAGAATGAGATTTTCTGCATTAACAAAAAGTGAAATTATAAAAGCTTTTGAAAATCCTGATAGTATTGACTATGGTCTTGTTGATGCTGGAGAGTCAAGGCATATAGTAGATTGGTATTTTGGTATAAATTTATCAAGAGCACTAATGCATGCTATAAAATCCTTAAACAGATGGAAAGTTTTAAGTGTTGGGAGGGTTCAAGCTCCAACTTTAGCTATATTGTGTAATAGAGAAAAAGAGATAAGTTTATTTAAACCAAAACCGTATTGGGTCATATCTGCAGTAATAAAAAATTTAAAGGCTATTCATGAAAAAGAGAAATTTTGGGATAAAGAAGAGGCAGAGAATATTTATAATAAAATAAAAGATGAAAAATTTGCTAAAGTAATTAATGTGGAGAGAGTTATAAGAAAAATTCCCCCTCCTCCTCCATTTGATTTAACTGAGCTTCAAAGAGAAGCTTATAGCTATTTTAAATTATCACCTAAGGAGACACAAGATATAGCTCAGTCTCTTTATGAGAAAGGATTATGCTCATACCCAAGAACTTCTAGCCAAAAATTACCTAGAGATGAGGGTTATTTAAGAAACATACTTAATACCATTAGCCAACATCCAACATATAATAAGTTTGCTATAGAAATTTTAAAAAGAAATTTAAGACCTGTTGAAGGAAAAAAGGAAGATTCAGCACATCCTGCTATACATATAGTTGATATTCCAAAGGAACCTTTATCAGATAAAGAATATAAGATCTATGATTTAATTGCTAGAAGAACATTAGCAGCTTTTTGGCCAGAAATGGAAAGGGAGTATTTAAAAGTAGTTCTTGACATAAAAGGAGAGAAATTTAAATTATCTTTAGCGAGAACTATTAAAGAAGGTTGGCACTCCATTTATAATTTTTCAAATTATGAAGAGAACTATATGGAGATAAAAGATAAGGTTAAATTAGATAAAATTTTAATTGAGGAGAAAAAAACAGAACCTCCAAAAAGATATACATTAGCAAGTTTAATTAAAGAGTTGGAAAAAAGAAAGCTAGGAACTAAATGTTTAACATCAAATACTTTAATTAAAGTTGAAATTGATAATATAATTAAGTATATGAAAATTAAAGATCTATTTGAATTTTTAAATGATAAGTTTAAATATGGTGATATTGAGTTTGCAATAAATAATAAAAATGTTAAATGTTTCTCATATAAAAACAATGAGATTAAAAGCACATTTATGTGTGTAAGTAGAAGGAAATTAAAAGAGAATGAAGTGGTTTATAGAATTGAGTTTGAAGATAAGAGTTTTGTTGAAGTTACAGAAGATCATCCAATTTTAACATATAATGGAGCTCTTAAATATATAAGGGCTAAAAAATTAAAGAAAGGAATGAAAGTTGTATCTCCAAATAATATTAAAACTATCTTAAATATTGAAAAAATTGATTATAGCGGATAT from Methanocaldococcus villosus KIN24-T80 includes these protein-coding regions:
- a CDS encoding 60S ribosomal export protein NMD3, coding for MRGICYRCGAEDELIEGLCPLCYAQEHPLFEIDNIIQIEVCHMCGSYKRKVWQTPKSEDPYEIVEEIVYYAIKDNIKKKGEIELEIIPKISQLPGGKRSKLIIPVEIIAYGKLPKEKEKREYRKEVEVHLNMVQCPRCSRYMSNYYEATLQVRAMNRYLTEKEKEELDKFVREEVYKRLKKDRMAFISKFIPQKEGLDYQLGSIGAARYLAHRIKEKYGGKITESSTLVGVDSTGKELHRLTISVRIPEYRVGDVVKYRDKYYKVSSITEHKVYLKSLDKDDKLGLSWHVAEKETKLEKKWEELSRGTVIATTPNLMVMDDENYEIYEFDKKEGIKEGDKVRLLKKDIVYFVEKEGENGDR
- a CDS encoding class I SAM-dependent rRNA methyltransferase, which produces MEIDKRAYKSIKEKFSKIIYKKAIVNKKDLPNKEEIITLTYKNKFVAKALYNPKSAIIRILTTENEDIDYDFFYKRIKKAKIYREDILNYKNTYRWIYAEADIAGIIFDKYNDIGVMQLTSKLIEREYLKDIIDIFFNLSDLKTIYVKRGKKGERIKHKVFGNREKFETIIYEGEAKFIVNAKGHKTGFFLDQRENRLLLERFIKEGYRVLDICCYTGGFSVHAALKGAYVVGVDLSKKALEVAEENMEINNIPKDRYEFIEGNAFKVMEELIEDGEKFDVVILDPPAFAQKEEDVKRALKGYSALNYLGMKLAEKLFVTCSCSHHIDRELFKKTVFSSAYRAGKELFIIDYRGQAPDHPVTVGNKHLEYLKCLFAYINKIFN
- a CDS encoding TATA-box-binding protein; the protein is MPDIKIVNVVVSTKIADSIDLEEAALVLENAEYEPEQFPGLVCRLSVPKVALLLFRSGKVNCTGAKSKKEAEIAINKIINELKDAGFDVYENPEVKIQNMVATADLGVEPNLDEIAMYVDDTEYEPEQFPGLVYRLDDPKVVVLIFGSGKVVITGLKKEEDAKRALDKILETIKEVQGYR
- the hisH gene encoding imidazole glycerol phosphate synthase subunit HisH → MIAIIDYNAGNLRSIQKAVEMFDKAIITNKKEDILSADKVILPGVGNFGSAVNHLEPLKDAIYKIIDDGIPFLGICLGMQILFERSEEKKDAKGFGIIKGDVVKFRNVKIPHMGWNTVKIVKDCILFENIKDNSYFYFVHSYYVKPYEDVVVGETEYGVVFPSVINKNNIFATQFHPEKSGKLGLKVIENFIELL
- a CDS encoding aspartate kinase, with the protein product MVVVMKFGGTSVGDGKKIRKVAEIVRDRKKDDKVVVVVSAMSEVTNALIDISQQALDVRDLEKISDFISFIKDKHYSAIEDAIKDENIKKHVKKIIESRIEELEKVLIGVAYLGELTKRSKDYILSFGERLSAPILAGALNDLGEKSIALEGGEAGIITDNNFGNARVVKLKVKEMLTPLIERDIIPVVTGFIGLSEDGYITTLGRGGSDYSAALIGYGLDASIIEIWTDVSGVYTADPKLVPNARRIPKLSYIEAMELAYFGAKVLHPRTIEPAMEKHIPILVKNTFKPEDEGTLITNNIEYSDRVVKAITTIKDVALINIFGAGMVGVSGTAARIFKALEDVNVILISQGSSETNISIVVSKEDADRAVKSLKNEFGVFYKKSFLNNSVIRGVDVDKDVSVVSVVGAGMRGAKGIAGKIFTTVAESGANIKMIAQGSSEVNISFVIDKKDLINCVRKLHEKFIEAQ
- the lonB gene encoding ATP-dependent protease LonB, which encodes MFSVKFKTTEELPEPSPRLIDQVIGQDEAVRIVLSAVKNKRNVILLGDPGVGKSMIVKAVGEILQDIVDFKPYYVIAKPNLKNMERPIVEVIDGEYKEEKIEIPKVDFKSPNTFYLILVMIAAILLSEYLLRFVPEKYLLAAISITSLIVLIFGFVIILSAIIGSSRSGMGNTYSPADLKPVVLYECKKMPLVRASAYNVTRLLGDVKHCPLGGRPPLGTPPHKRIILGAIHEAHRGILYVDEIKTMPLEVQDYILTALQDKKLPISGRNPNSSGATVETNPIPCDFILIMSGNMDDVYNLRAPLLDRIDYKIVLRNKMDNTLENRNKLLQFIVQEIKNNNLNHLTYEACCEVVRVAQHLAGSKDKLTLRLRLLANILKMANDLAMGKEIEEILGNFDGKDYKPLTGKGKVLIEAKHIREVFERGIYSMEKQVAINYIKNFKRYKLITPNDSPKIGVIYGLAVLGEGGIGDVTKIIVQILDSKNPATHLLNISGDIAKHSITLASALSKKLIANHKLPLPKKDIDLTNKEIYIQFSQSYSKIDGDSATAAVCLAILSALLEIPLKQDFAITGSLDLSGNVLAVGGINEKIEAAKRYGFKRVIIPESNMIDVIEGEGIEIIPVKTLDEIIPLVFEM
- a CDS encoding HDIG domain-containing metalloprotein yields the protein MVERLIELANLIKDEELRKKVIDFIMNPKATHPEIKDTGVSLEESPASINWHHKYEGGLIEHTVSVTKLAIKIAEVLEEVYKVEINKDYVIAGALLHDIMKPYNYIKTDEGFDHYDLFNLDHLTLAVAELYKRNFPLKVIKIVASHHGEFSPTKPSSIEEYIVHYADELDAKINDAAIRVCSARSRDLGIDESEIYKVITPLKVYEIRSKEGREKCIKFIKELLSLDFNFDDE
- a CDS encoding nucleoside recognition domain-containing protein produces the protein MVIVESLLYTIKISSVSIPTVFIFSYLINAGMLDKLSKILHPILRYLNVNPISISSILSCFFSPTVGYSILAEAYRERKIDENVIIATSLANSFPSILSHTLTFFIPIVIPILGFTGLIFILIRIFVSLVKSIIGFIYLTKVKIDFNENVEYKKLNRGECFNLAINRTLKFTKRFVPIMFITLTIVLYLNEIKFFDIIKNLLYPITKFLNLNPNVIVLALSEFINAQSAIILAGEFLKNNILTQKEILIGLIIGNVVTFSTRYVKHSLPLHISLFGVKLGSKIVLINAVITLILDIFIIIILLTI
- the pdxT gene encoding pyridoxal 5'-phosphate synthase glutaminase subunit PdxT produces the protein MIFGVLAIQGAIEEHEEALKKAGYEAKKVRNKEDLKDIDALIIPGGESTTIGKLMKKYGLFESIKNSSLPILGTCAGMVLLSKDSGYKQDLLGLMDITVKRNAYGRQRESFEKEIYFKDIGKIYGVFIRAPVVDKILSDDVEVIAKDDDKIVGVMQDRYMALSFHPELSEDGYKVYKYFVKHCVK
- the topA gene encoding DNA topoisomerase I, which translates into the protein MILIIAEKPSVAKKIANALGKARKKMLYNVPYYELERNGKKIVVASAVGHLFTLDEKVKTYTYPVFDVKWVPASVEKGKSYVNNYIKLLKKLSKEAEDIYIATDWDIEGELIGYHALKFCCGRDKAKRMRFSALTKSEIIKAFENPDSIDYGLVDAGESRHIVDWYFGINLSRALMHAIKSLNRWKVLSVGRVQAPTLAILCNREKEISLFKPKPYWVISAVIKNLKAIHEKEKFWDKEEAENIYNKIKDEKFAKVINVERVIRKIPPPPPFDLTELQREAYSYFKLSPKETQDIAQSLYEKGLCSYPRTSSQKLPRDEGYLRNILNTISQHPTYNKFAIEILKRNLRPVEGKKEDSAHPAIHIVDIPKEPLSDKEYKIYDLIARRTLAAFWPEMEREYLKVVLDIKGEKFKLSLARTIKEGWHSIYNFSNYEENYMEIKDKVKLDKILIEEKKTEPPKRYTLASLIKELEKRKLGTKCLTSNTLIKVEIDNIIKYMKIKDLFEFLNDKFKYGDIEFAINNKNVKCFSYKNNEIKSTFMCVSRRKLKENEVVYRIEFEDKSFVEVTEDHPILTYNGALKYIRAKKLKKGMKVVSPNNIKTILNIEKIDYSGYVYDIINSKYSNFIANDIVVHNSTRAEIIDKLISRGYVIDDNSLRVTDLGIAVIETLKKFCPEIVDEKLTRDLEEKLEKIQFKKIKKEDVLEEAKNRLINILLEFKKKEKDVGKLLISKMDTGKVIGKCKCGGDLLLVRDKRRFIKCSNCNYILYLPNKGRVRITNKSCSCGWPIIKINDIEVCTNKNCPKKVCPKCGASLVIREGKYGLFYGCTNYPNCKYTEPIKK